The segment TGTTTCATCATTCTTATTGCGATAGCAGCAGCTCGCGGAGCACCTTTTATTTCATGTAGTTAATTATCGTACAAATATATGTTTTATCGTTAACCGCGAGTTGCCACTACACCGAAACGCCCTATCGCAACAGTGGCGACGAGATAGTGGCGGAGTTATACCGAAATTAGCGCGTTTTTCGAATGAAATAGTGATTTAGTGAGTCGGAGTAACACGAGAAAAAAATCGCGATGGCGACCAATCAGGCATTAGGAAGCGCTGGAGTTCCGCAACAACCAAGCGTCACGGATGCTATAATACAGATCCTGAACAACCAGCACGCGCTCATGGCGCAGCTTTCACAGCAGCTTTCCGCCACGCAGGTTGCCATTTCAAAGCTGTCTCGCGATGAAACCGTACTGGATTCCCTGGCAAGCAACATGGTGGAATTCGCGTACGAAAAGGAAAGCGGACACACATTCGACGCGTGGTTTTCTCGCTACAGTGATCTTTTCGATAAGGATGCCGACAAGCTGGACGACGCTGCTAAGGTACGACTCCTCCTACGCAAATTGAGCCCACCGAACCACGAGCGCTACAATAGCTTCATTTTACCTAAACTCGCTCGTGAATTCACCTTCACTGAAACGGTAGAAAAGCTAAAATCTCTGTTCGGTGCGTCCACTTCCATCTTTCGCCGGCGCTACAACTGTCTCCAGACAACCAAGGAGGATAGTGAGGATTATCTCGCCTACTCATGTAGGGTGAACAAATCCTGCGTCGACTTCAAACTGTCAGAGCTCACCGAAGAGCAATTCAAGTGCCTGACGTTTGTGTGTGGCCTCAAATCAAAGCAGGACGCTGAGATCAGGATGCGGCTAATTAACAAGCTAAACGAAGCTGCGGATCTCACTCTTCAGCAAGTGGTCGAGCAATGTAATAACCTGGTTAACCTCAAAATGGATACCGTTATGGTGGAAAACCCGCCGACTGTGAGTTTCGTTCATCGCAACCAGCAGCAGTCTAGGCATCGATCAACCAGCAGTACACCATCGCAGGATCAACCTAAAACACCTTGTTGGTCTTGCGGAGGGATGCACTTCAGCAAGGACTGCCGTTTCCGCGATCATAGTTGTGACTGCGGTAAGCGCGGTCATCGAGAGGGGTATTGCGCATGCTTTTCATCGAAATCATCGAACAGCGTTCCGAGCAAGCGCAACCCCATGAAACACAGGAAGAAAAGAAACCGTGAGCAGTCAACAAAAACGGTGACAGTGCGGAACATCCATCAAAGTCGGAAATTCATCGACGTGCAGCTCAATGGTGTCCCTCTCCGGCTGCAACTGGATACTGGGTCGGACATATCAATCATCTCGCACCAGTCTTGGATCAAACTTGGTCGGCCAAGAGCACAGCCAGCATTGTGCCGAGCCAAAACAGCGTCTGGGGAGCCACTCGACATCGTTTCCGAGTTGCAGTGTAGCATAACCCTCAACAACATCACCAGAGAGGGTAAGTGTTACGTATCAGCTCCTAACGTTCATCTCGACATTTTAGGCATTGATTTGATGGACCAGTTCGGTCTATGGAATCAACCGATCACTGCATTCTGCAACCAAGTTGCCATTCAGCAGACTCAGGATGTTTCCGATCTCCGCGCCCGTTTTCCCGACGTGTTCACTACGAAAATGGGCCTGTGTAACAAAACACCGATACAATTGGTGCTGAAGGACAACTTTAAACCGGTGTTTCGACCAAAACGACCGGTTGCCTACAGCATGCAGAGTGTTGTGGAAGAGGAACTGCACCGGTTGGAAAGTCTTGGAATCATCAAAAAAGTTGACTTTTCCGACTGGGCGGCACCGATAGTGGTCGTACGGAAGCCGAACGGAACAGTTCGCATATGCGCGGATTACTCGACTGGGTTGAATGCTGCGCTAGAGCCGAATTGTTATCCACTTCCCCTGCCTGAAGACATCTTTACGAAAATGGCCAACTGCAGGTACTTCAGCCACATTGACCTGTCGGACGCCTACCTCCAGGTGCAGGTCGATGAAGCAAGTCAACCGCTTCTTACAATCAACACGCACAAAGGTCTCTACCAGTATTCTCGATTGTCGCCTGGCATAAAATCAGCTCCagggacatttcagcaaatAATGGATGCCATGCTCGCAGGTCTAGAATGCACCGCTGGTTATCTAGACGACATCATGGTAGGGGGCCGCACGCCAGAGGAGCATCGACGGAATCTCTACTGTGTTCTCACTCGCCTGCAGGAGTTTGGGTTCACCGTGCGCATTGAAAAATGCAGCTGTAACATGCGTCAAGTTAAATATCTTGGTCAGATCCTCGATGGAGATGGCATTAGACCAGACCCGGAAAAGGTGGCTGCAATCGTCAACATGCCACCCCCGCACGACATCTCTACACTTCGATCGTACTTGGGTGCGATTAATTATTATGGCAAATATGTCAGGGAGATGCGTACTCTGCGGCAGCCCATGGATCAGCTGCTCAAAGCAGGCACCAAATTCGAATGGTCGTCTGCATGCCAAAAATCATTCGATCGTTTCCGGGAGCTTCTTCAGTCGCCGTTGCTACTGACACACTACAACCCTGCTATGGATATCGTTGTGTCGGCGGATGCGTCAACGGTCGGGCTGGGAGCCCGCATCGCACACAGATTCCCCGACGGGACCGTTAAAGCCATCTACCACGTATCACGTAGCCTGACGCCAGCAGAAAACAACTACAGTCAAGTCGAAAAGGAGGGCTTGGCATTGGTGTTTGCCGTGACACGATTCCACAGAATGCTGTTTGGTCGTCGCTTCACATTGGAGACCGACCACAAACCACTTCTACAGATATTTGGCTCGAAGAAGGGCATTCCCACCTACACCGCCAACCGGCTTCAGCGGTGGGCCCTTACCCTTCTCCTCTACGACTTCGAGATCTGCTATATTGCCACGGACAGCTTTGGACACGCTGACGTACTCTCCAGACTTATCAACCGTCACGTGCGACCAGAGGAGGAGTACGTGATCGCCAATCTCGAACTGGAGGATAGCGTTCGCACCGTTGTTAATGAGTCGCTACAAGTTTTTCCGCTCTCGTTCAAGGCCATTCAGAGTGAAACCAAAGGCGACGTAAATCTACAGCAAGTCATTCGCTTCGTCAACGAAGGCTGGCCATCGAAgaacagcataaccgatcccgGAATTCAACAATTCTACCAACGTCGAGAAAGTCTTTCCGTCGTAGCAGGATGCCTCCTTTACAGCGAAAGGGTGGTCATTCCGCCATCGTTCAGAAAACGTGTTCTCCAACAGCTGCACAAGGGGCACCCCGGAATTGAACGAATGCGTTCCGTTGCTCGTCAACATGTATACTGGCCAAACATCGATGACGACGTGGCGAAGCTTGTCGGTTCGTGCAACGAGTGTGCCAGCGTGGCCAAAACAGACAGGAAGACTACCATGGAATCCTGGCCCACACCAGCGAAACCGTGGCAGCGCCTACATCTAGACTACGCAGGTCCGCTAGATGGGAACTTTTTTCTCATTCTGGTGGATTCGTATACAAAATGGCCTGAGGTGGTGCGAACCAAGGAGATTACCACCACAGCAACTTTGCGAATCCTACGTGGCATCTTCGCGAGGTACGGTCAGCCCGAAACACTGGTTACTGACAATGGGACGCAGCTCACCAGTGACCGCTTCGAATCGTACTGCGACAAAAATAGTATCGTTCATCTGAAAACAGCGCCTTTTCATCCGCAATCAAATGAATTAGCTGAGAGGTTTGTCGACACGTTTGAACGTTCGCTTAAGAAAATCATCGCAGGAGGGGAAACCCTCGACGAAGCCATAGACACCTTTCTTCTGTGCTACAGAACCACACCCTGTCGCAGCGCACCTGGTGGGAAATCTCCCGCTGACCTGATGTATGGACGAACTATCCGTACGTCCTTGGAGCTACTTCGCCCGCCTACGTCGTACCACAAGTTGCCGAGGAACTGCTCAGGAAAAGCAATTTAACCGGAAGCACGGAGCGAAAGCTCGGTGTTACAATCAACAAGATCACATCTGGGCTAAGGTTTATGCAGCAAATAAGTGGACCTGGCAACCTGGTATAGTGATCGAGCGCATCGGTCGGGTGATGTATAACATCTGGCTACCATCAAAGCAAAATCTTATCAGATCCCACCGCAACCAACTGCGGACTCATCAATTAGCTGAAAGTGATGCAGAAACTGAAACGACACCGAGTAGCGTGCAAGTACCGTTGTCTATTCTCCTGGACAGTTGGGGTCTACGTCCTACACTTGAACCGGAAGCCGAGGAAACCGACTTGCCGGCCTTTCTCCAATCAGACCTGCAGCCACAGGTTATCCGTCGACATCATCGAACTCCCCTTAGCAATCAACTGCAGCAACCGATTCCTACTCGCCAGTCTTCGAGATTGCGAAGGCAGCCTGCGAGGTACGATCCGTATCACCTGTTCTAAAAGGGGGAGGTGTTGGGAAGGCATCCCACCAACCGTTAAATGACCGAAGTAGCACCGAAGTTACCAGTGGGACTCTTCAGTTGACAGCCGTCAACGTGACAGACGCTACCGCGGCTCTCGGTGTGCGATCATTCTTATCCGGTGACGGCCATCATGTTTTATCATTCTTATTGCGATAGCAGCAGCTCGCGGAGCACCTTTTATTTCATGTAGTTAATTATCGTACAAATATATGTTTTATCGTTAACCGCGAGTTGCCACTACACCGAAACGCCCTATCGCAACACTGTATTACGAGGATCGAAGCGGTACAGAAGAAGTTCATAAACTATGTCCTTCGGATGCTACTCTGGAGTAACCCGTTGGATTTGCCACCATACGATACACGTTGCAAATTACTAGGACTCGAAAGGCTTGTGGACAGGCGTACGATAGCTCAAGATTTGTTTGTCGCCGAGCTACTGATCAACTATTCAAATCTTCTTGAACATCGGAACCAACTCTTTGAAAGAAGAACTTTCTTCACCTCGATGCACGGAAAATTAACTACGGCCAGTATAATGCGTCAAGGCACATGGCAGCTAAATTTAGCACTATCTACGAGTTGTTGGATTTTGGCATATCCATCGATGCTTTCCCAGTGACGATAGCTGTGTGTAGTTAATATAACAATGACTTGTAAATGTTATCGTTGTAATTATACTAATATGCATAAAGCCCATGTAGCGTCGAATGATTATTTaactaaataacaaataaaatcctccagcctcccagttggcctagAGGTATgatactggcctaataagccagtcgttgtatgttcgaatctcgactgggagaggctgttagagtcagtaggatcgtagcaactttgctttttttagcaaataaaagtaatttgAGCAACTTTGAGATGAATTTGGCCCAAGCCGAATTTTTTAGCAATACATATTAATaaaaattcttcttcttcttcttcttcttcttcttcttcttccaagTGTTTCTCGTCGGTTCCCGCACGCACGTGAAGTTGCAACAGTTCACCCATTTCATGCTGACCGCCCAGGCCAGCGGTGGCACTGCGAAGAATGCTCGAACCTTCATTGCCGGTCCTAAGCGAGTCGGACGCTTTCAGCTGTTCAGCGATTCGCTGACAAAGTTCTACGATCATTGTGTGAATACCGTGACACAGGCGGACGATTTTCCCAAGACCGAGATCCAGGTGATGTGGGTTGCACCGGCTAGCGGTTCCGGGTGCGTTAGCTTGTCGGCCATGGTTTTCGAAGGGGAGGATTCTTGGTATTCAGATGACGGTGCACTAACCAAGGTCCTGTGTGAAATAAAACCCGATCCGTCCTCGGTGAAGGGGGAATGTTGCGCTTGCGATGAGGCTAAGTACAATGTACGTCATGAAAAATCTACATTTCCCATCACtaacaatcaacatttgaaatAATTACAGTTCATATTCGAGGGCATCTGGTCAAACGAAACACACCCCAAAGATTTCCCATTTGCGGTTTGGCTCACTCATTTCTCTGATGTCATTGGTGCATCCCACGATACCAACTTTTCATTTTGGGGTGAAAATCACATCGCAACCGATGGATTTCGCTCACTTGCCGAATGGGGCTCGGTTCGTCAACTCGAGCAGGAGCTGCGCGGTAAAGGTTCTCGGCTCAGAACGCTTATAAAGGCTGGTGGTTTGTGGTATCCGAGGGTAAACTCAAACACGACCTCAAACTTCCGCGTTGATCGAAAACATCACAAAGTTTCGTTGGCCTCAATGTTTGGTCCATCCCCAGATTGGGTGGTCGGTGTAAGCGGACTTGATCTTTGCAGCGAAGATTGCACTTGGGTGGAGTCGTTGGACGTTGATTTGTTTCCGTGGGATGCAGGAACTGACAACGGTATCAGCTATATGTCGGCAAACTCCGAGACCCAACCGCGAGAAAGAATGCATCGTATAACGACACTGTATCCGGAAGATCCGCGGGCTCCTTTTTATAATTCAAGAGCTAAAGAAATGATTCCGCTGGCGAAGGTTTACTTCCGGCGGGAGAAGGTGATCCATCGAAATTGTGATGATGAGTTTCTTCAGGCACAGGTACTGGAATTAGCCGAGAACACAGAAGAGGTCACCAGGCCGGAATGCGAAACTACAAATTATAGCGATTGGACACCATGCTCGGTAAGCTGCGGTAAAGGAATTCGCATGAGAACAAGAGAGTACTTGCAGCCAGAGAAGGCAGCAAGGTTCCAGTGCAATAGACAGTTGATATCGAAGGAAATGTGTGTAGCAGATATTGCCGAGTGTTCAGATGACACACAAGATCTCGAGGATAGTtcagaagatattggaaaaacGGCGGCAAACGTAAACGACGAGGGTGAAGGAATTGGTGTTTGTAAGACTACGAGATGGAGCGAATGGTCGGAATGTTCCGCGAGCTGTGGAATTGGAGTCTCCATGCGAACTAGAACATTTGTCGATCACGCTGGAAGAAAGAAGTGTCCTCACATAAGGACTGGTAAGACACCTGAATTGacagtttttttaaataatgttgacgaattgttaatttttcagttgaaaagGAAAAATGTATGCAACCGGAATGTTCACTAACAGATATGGAGGTACCGGATTCTATGTGCCCCGTGACATCCTGGAGCGATTGGAGTCCATGCAGTGCTACTTGCGGTAGAGGGGTGAAAATCCGAACCCGTCTACTGTTGGTTACGCCGGACCTTCAACAAAAATGCTCACAGAGAGTAGAACTGAACCAACAGCGTGCTTGTACCGAGAAAGCGGATTGTTTGTTTGATGTGTTTACTGCCAGGGAAATCTGTTCTCAAGCTCCAGACGTTGGTCCTTGCAGAGGGAAGTATGAACGATTCGCGTATGATGGAGGAAGAGAGCTTTGTGTGCCATTTGTCTACGGAGGTTGTCGGGGTAATCGAAACAATTTCTTGACCAATGAGGACTGCATGCAGACCTGCCAGCGCACCAAAGGTTAGGTGTAAACAAATTTATTTGTGTTTATTTACAACTTTTTGTCTTTGTTTTAGATTACGGCGATAACCGAGATCTTCGCCGACAGTCTTTAATAGAAGATCCAAGACGCTCTCCGCAACAGGAAGCCGGCTTACCGGTTGATTGTGTTTTATCGGACTGGACCGAGTGGAGTTCTTGTAGCGTTACCTGCGGAACAGGTCGTTCTGAAAGGTACCGAAATGTGCTGGTTGAAGCTCGAAATGGAGGCCAACCTTGTCCCAACAGGATAATAAAGCGACGAAAATGTACTGGTCCTCCATGCGCTTAGGCAACTTTTCAATCTAAAGTTTGGCATTTAGCAACACATTTAAAAATTATCTGATAGTAGTAAAATTGACCATATCTGATAAAAATTATTCAACTTCTGGTTAGATTATCGGAAGACAGTGTTTGTCGTTGAAGACAATGtagttttggaaaaattgctatGGGACTATAATAAATCAAACATGAAAATGGATAGTAATTTGTATTTTGGTGATTTTGCAATCCAATTCAGAcccattttaaaaagttttcctAATATTTTCTGTTGCGGTGGAGAAgttgaaagaaaaatcaaaatatacCCTATACCTCATTAAAATTTCTCCAAAAGAAATGGTCTTATTTGTCAAATCCTAATATCAATACTCAATCCCCATGAGTTTCAAAATAATGATCATTCCCAAATTATATAATGCAATAGGGGTAATAGGTAGATATGTTACACACCGGCAACCCACTACAGCAATGATTTGTTAATCGAGGGTTCGTTAATCATTATTGGACGGTTCGTTAGTTAGgtgttcgttagttgggccatTCTCCAACTAAAAAGCCCTTGAATGTCCAAATTCTattgaattttcgagtttagaaatttccaTCGACTGTCAGTCACGCCCAGTTACGAAACACGACTCGAGTTTGTTTGGGTGTAGTCATGACCCAACGAGTTCAGGTTGTATAGGTATATAGAAGTGTTACGGAGGATGCAAAAATGCTGAAAAGCAAGCTGAAACCCATAAATATCTGCGTTCTGAACTTAATGAATATTGCAatatgattttttgtttttcgttcccGCATTACAGCAATCCGTTTTCTTGAAGAATGATTACCTGACATTTTGTATGAAATTGTAAGTAAAATATCTGAAACTATCTGAAAGACGATG is part of the Sabethes cyaneus chromosome 2, idSabCyanKW18_F2, whole genome shotgun sequence genome and harbors:
- the LOC128734165 gene encoding spondin-1, with translation MVPARFSIAVLVLVIAVVHPSLTCSKVPVFNGRPVTKEKRPGDNGYRLAVRNEPSGYEPGKIYNLFLVGSRTHVKLQQFTHFMLTAQASGGTAKNARTFIAGPKRVGRFQLFSDSLTKFYDHCVNTVTQADDFPKTEIQVMWVAPASGSGCVSLSAMVFEGEDSWYSDDGALTKVLCEIKPDPSSVKGECCACDEAKYNFIFEGIWSNETHPKDFPFAVWLTHFSDVIGASHDTNFSFWGENHIATDGFRSLAEWGSVRQLEQELRGKGSRLRTLIKAGGLWYPRVNSNTTSNFRVDRKHHKVSLASMFGPSPDWVVGVSGLDLCSEDCTWVESLDVDLFPWDAGTDNGISYMSANSETQPRERMHRITTLYPEDPRAPFYNSRAKEMIPLAKVYFRREKVIHRNCDDEFLQAQVLELAENTEEVTRPECETTNYSDWTPCSVSCGKGIRMRTREYLQPEKAARFQCNRQLISKEMCVADIAECSDDTQDLEDSSEDIGKTAANVNDEGEGIGVCKTTRWSEWSECSASCGIGVSMRTRTFVDHAGRKKCPHIRTVEKEKCMQPECSLTDMEVPDSMCPVTSWSDWSPCSATCGRGVKIRTRLLLVTPDLQQKCSQRVELNQQRACTEKADCLFDVFTAREICSQAPDVGPCRGKYERFAYDGGRELCVPFVYGGCRGNRNNFLTNEDCMQTCQRTKDYGDNRDLRRQSLIEDPRRSPQQEAGLPVDCVLSDWTEWSSCSVTCGTGRSERYRNVLVEARNGGQPCPNRIIKRRKCTGPPCA